GGTTCCAAAATTGCAAGACCAATGTCATTGGCCGCCACCTGCGAACTACCCTTTTTCCGAACAGCTTCCTCTACTTCCTGAGCAAGTAGTTTCAAAGCATCGTCGGAAACATCCCGGCCTTGACACGCCCGACGTACACCAATGATCAGTTTGTCGCGACTAAAAGGCTCAGTAATACCGTTTCTTTTGACAACGAGAAGCACCGCCTTTTCCACAGTGGTAAATCTCCCACCGCAACTACTGCACTCTCGTCGCCGCCTAATCGTCATACCC
This genomic interval from Corynebacterium poyangense contains the following:
- the nrdR gene encoding transcriptional regulator NrdR → MLCPFCQTPHSRVIDSRVIDAGMTIRRRRECSSCGGRFTTVEKAVLLVVKRNGITEPFSRDKLIIGVRRACQGRDVSDDALKLLAQEVEEAVRKKGSSQVAANDIGLAILEPLRRLDEVAYLRFASVYKSFDSAEDFESEIRLMRRKFRHEE